One genomic segment of Pongo pygmaeus isolate AG05252 chromosome 19, NHGRI_mPonPyg2-v2.0_pri, whole genome shotgun sequence includes these proteins:
- the ST6GALNAC2 gene encoding alpha-N-acetylgalactosaminide alpha-2,6-sialyltransferase 2 isoform X2, whose product MLTRLIWKLLASSYPPALTSQSGGITRGQACRHLLHLAIQQHPHFRGLFNLSVPVLLWRDLFTPELWDRLSQHKAPYGWRGLSHQVIASTLSLLNGSESAKLFAPPRDPSPKCIRCAVVGNGGILNGSRQGPNIDAHDYVFRLNGAVIKGFERDVGTKTSFYGFTVNTMKNSLVSYWNLGFTSVPQGQDLQYIFIPSDIRDYVMLRSAILGVPVPEGLDKGDRPAASRQRWRLSSFPLPHSGLFLPAPLPPSHPKCLTALFPDFLPEPQSSGPTRAPRGCPNPHPTHLQISLPVWFQIPLSKPFPNPRCAPQVLLLQPCHLIFLYRANSEHPILYHPLCAPLSEGAPLFPAPHSTTSPKPMLCLSLSLPCPEAPTPS is encoded by the exons GGCCAGGCCTGCCGACACCTGCTTCACCTGGCCATTCAGCAGCACCCCCACTTCCGTGGCCTGTTCAATCTCTCCGTCCCAGTGCTGCTCTGGAGGGACCTCTTCACCCCAGAGCTCTGGGACCGCCTGAGCCAACACAAAGCCCCGTATGGCTGGCGGGGGCTCTCTCACCAAG TCATCGCCTCCACCCTGAGCCTTCTGAACGGCTCAGAGAGCGCCAAGCTGTTTGCCCCGCCCAGGGACCCCTCTCCAAAGTGTATCCGGTGTGCTGTGGTGGGCAACGGAGGCATTCTGAATGGGTCCCGCCAGGGTCCCAACATCGATGCCCATGACTATGTGTTCAG ACTCAATGGAGCTGTGATCAAAGGCTTCGAGCGCGATGTGGGCACCAAGACTTCCTTCTATGGTTTCACTGTGAACACGATGAAGAACTCCCTCGTCTCCTACTGGAACCTGGGCTTCACCTCCGTGCCACAAGGACAG GACCTGCAGTATATCTTCATCCCCTCAGACATCCGCGACTACGTGATGCTGAGATCGGCCATTCTGGGCGTGCCTGTCCCTGAGGGCCTAGATAAAGGGGACAG GCCAGCAGCCTCACGACAGCGCTGGAGGCTCagctccttccccctcccccactcgGGGCTCTTCCTCCCGGCACCCCTCCCACCCTCACACCCCAAATGCCTCACAGCCCTCTTCCCGGACTTCCTCCCTGAACCCCAGTCCTCAGGTCCAACACGTGCCCCGCGGGGCTGCccaaacccccaccccacccacctccaAATCTCCCTCCCAGTCTGGTTTCAAATCCCTCTCTCGAAACCCTTCCCTAACCCCCGCTGTGCCCCCCAAGTCCTCCTTCTACAGCCCTGCCACCTCATCTTCCTATATCGGGCCAATTCAGAACATCCCATCCTATATCACCCCCTATGTGCCCCGCTTTCTGAAGGAGCCCCCCTTTTTCCAGCCCCCCACAGCACCACTTCCCCAAAACCCATGCTTTGCCTGTccctctccctgccctgcccagaAGCCCCCACCCCCTCCTGA